In Peromyscus maniculatus bairdii isolate BWxNUB_F1_BW_parent chromosome 9, HU_Pman_BW_mat_3.1, whole genome shotgun sequence, one genomic interval encodes:
- the Socs4 gene encoding suppressor of cytokine signaling 4: MAENNSKNVDVRPKTGRSRSADGKDGYVWSGRKLSWSRKRESCSESETVCPGEKAEAPGRGREREQSCSSIQLDLDHSCGHRFLGRSLKQKLQDAVGQCFPIMNCSSRHSSGLPSKRKIHISELMLDKCPFPPRSDLAFRWHFIKQHTVPVSPNSDEWVSTDLSESQVRDAQLKRRNIEEDIPCFSQTSVQPCVVTTSSASCRGGHITGSMMNLVTNNSIEDSDMDSEDEIITLCTSSRKRNKPRWEMDDEILQLETPPKHHTQIDYVHCLVPDLLQISNNPCYWGVMDKYAAEALLEGKPEGTFLLRDSAQEDYLFSVSFRRYSRSLHARIEQWNHNFSFDAHDPCVFHSPDITGLLEHYKDPSACMFFEPLLSTPLIRTFPFSLQHICRTVICNCTTYDGIDALPVPSPMKLYLKEYHYKSKVRLLRIDVPEQQ; the protein is encoded by the coding sequence ATGGCTGAAAACAATAGTAAAAACGTAGATGTGCGGCCGAAAACAGGCCGGAGCAGAAGTGCTGATGGAAAGGATGGCTATGTGTGGAGCGGAAGGAAGTTGTCTTGGTCCAGAAAGAGGGAGAGCTGTTCCGAGTCTGAAACCGTGTGTCCTGGAGAGAAGGCTGAAGCTCCCGGAAGGGGCCGAGAGAGGGAGCAGAGCTGTTCATCCATTCAGCTGGACCTGGACCACTCCTGTGGGCACAGATTTTTAGGCCGATCCCTTAAACAGAAACTGCAAGATGCGGTGGGCCAGTGTTTTCCAATAATGAATTGTAGTAGTCGGCACTCTTCAGGGCTTCcatctaaaagaaaaattcatatcAGTGAACTCATGCTAGATAAGTGCCCTTTCCCACCTCGATCGGATTTAGCCTTTAGGTGGCATTTTATTAAACAACATACTGTTCCTGTAAGTCCAAATTCAGATGAATGGGTGAGCACAGACTTATCTGAGAGTCAAGTGAGGGATGCCCAGCTAAAGCGAAGAAACATAGAAGAAGACATACCCTGTTTCTCGCAGACCAGTGTTCAGCCCTGTGTCGTAACTACCAGCAGTGCTTCATGTAGAGGTGGTCACATAACTGGCTCTATGATGAACTTGGTCACAAATAACAGCATAGAAGATAGTGATATGGATTCAGAGGATGAAATTATAACACTGTGCACAAgctccagaaaaagaaacaagcccAGGTGGGAAATGGATGATGAAATCCTGCAGTTGGAGACCCCTCCCAAGCACCACACCCAGATTGATTACGTTCACTGCCTTGTACCAGACCTCCTTCAGATCAGTAACAATCCATGCTACTGGGGAGTTATGGATAAATACGCAGCCGAAGCCCTGTTAGAAGGAAAGCCAGAGGGCACCTTTTTACTTCGAGACTCAGCACAGGAAGATTATTTATTCTCCGTTAGTTTTAGACGCTATAGTCGTTCTCTTCACGCGAGAATTGAACAGTGGAATCACAACTTTAGCTTTGATGCCCATGATCCGTGTGTCTTCCATTCTCCCGACATTACTGGGCTCCTGGAACATTATAAGGACCCCAGCGCCTGTATGTTCTTTGAACCACTTCTGTCCACTCCATTAATCCGGACCTTCCCCTTTTCCTTGCAGCACATTTGCAGAACAGTCATCTGTAATTGTACAACTTACGATGGCATTGATGCCCTGCCAGTTCCTTCTCCTATGAAATTGTATCTGAAGGAATACCATTATAAATCGAAAGTTAGGTTACTCAGGATTGATGTGCCAGAGCAACAATGA